The following proteins come from a genomic window of Doryrhamphus excisus isolate RoL2022-K1 chromosome 12, RoL_Dexc_1.0, whole genome shotgun sequence:
- the usp8 gene encoding ubiquitin carboxyl-terminal hydrolase 8 isoform X2, producing MPAVSTGAKDLYLSTNLGDLNKKAEIKPDKTSTRNYVHSACKIFKAAEECRMDRDEEKAYVLYMKYLTVYDLVKKRPDFKQQSEYYLNMLGTNNFKKAIEEAEKLAESLKLRYEECEVRRKLDEKERQVEKERMEEKTEKDLPPKSSSEIKMDNNKVKEEKDELKNADAVTRGGITAEKLFHMMTDQMITLIVMDARNQRDFEESHIQVPSQACISVPEEAISPGITVNQIEEKLPEVSKEQWKRRGSVDYLVLLDWFNSVTDLTLGTTLRSLKDALYKWDSITILRSEPLVLEGGYENWLLFYPMYTTNAKVRPPREIITNTLPQLNFSYPSLEEPKSPTPPQPEPEPKEPTAPLLVNGVAPTKAPTTTAPVAAERLPDRVDFSRLNSVVELSKKGPLTSSQPSATSKAAPQFDRTKKPSIRFSEEPKSLNGPDKDSSKNMPNVPDRSAKPAFNISLSEEDESRMHSEVVASKEKARQEQEKRVQEHQQEEERRDKELKERLEKEALDKKKKEEEENRHQEKKRLERQKAEEEEDKENQVWEDKDRGREQNSDAPTKSMSLDAPSHNHVVSEIKREPLTRARSEEMGRSVPGLPDGWMKFLDTVTGTFRYYHSPTNRVHLYPPEVTVPTPPAVEQKPPRPAVPPSNVEKEQEREQSKLKRSYSSPDISQDLREEAQKKTSAPTPAAAIPTINRETKPSSAKVYSKVELARPSAAKIRSLNPTFGGLGSSLTGLRNLGNTCYMNSILQCLCNTPAMAEYFNNNYYLEDINRSNILGHKGEVAEEFGVIMKALWAGLYKCISPRDFKTTIGKINDQFAGYDQQDSQELLLFLMDGLHEDLNKADNRKRYKEEENDHLDDQMAADLAWNKHKLLNESIIVALFQGQFKSTVQCQTCHRKSRTFETFMYLSLSLASTSKCSLQDCLRMFSKEERLTDNNKVFCRHCKAHRDSTKKLEIWKVPPLLLVHLKRFSYEGRWKQKLQTSVDFPLDTLDLSQYVIGPKQNLKRYNLFSVSNHYGGLDGGHYTAYCKNAFKQRWYKFDDHEVSEISTSSVKSSAAYILFYSTL from the exons ATGCCTGCGGTGTCCACCGGGGCCAAGGACCTGTATTTGTCCACAAATCTTGGTGACCTCAATAAGAAGGCTGAAATCAAGCCAGACAAGACAAGCACAAGAAA CTATGTTCATAGTGCCTGCAAAATCTTCAAAGCGGCAGAGGAGTGTCGTATGGACAGAGATGAAGAGAAAGCTTATGTACTCTACATGAAGTATCTAACAGTATATGACCTTGTCAAGAAGAGACCAGACTTCAAGCAGCAGTCG GAGTATTACCTGAACATGCTTGGGACAAACAATTTCAAGAAAGCCATTGAAGAAGCCGAAAAACTTGCGGAAAGCCTCAAACTCAG GTATGAGGAATGTGAAGTAAGGCGAAAGCTGGATGAGAAGGAGAGACAAGTCGAGAAAGAGAGAATGGAAGAAAAAACAGAGAAAGATCTTCCTCCCAAATCATCATCAGAAATCAAGATGGACAACAATAAG gtaaaagaagaaaaagatgaGCTGAAGAATGCAGACG CAGTGACGCGTGGGGGCATCACAGCGGAGAAACTTTTCCACATGATGACAGACCAGATGATTACTTTAATTGTCATGGATGCACGGAACCAGAGAGACTTTGAGGAGTCTCACATTCAAGTTCCATCACAGGCCTGCATCAGTGTGCCTGAGGaagccatcagtccagg GATCACTGTGAATCAGATTGAAGAAAAGCttccagaggtgtccaaagaaCAGTGGAAAAGGCGTGGATCTGTGGATTATTTAGTCCTGTTAGACTGGTTTAACTCTGTTACGGATCTTACACTGGGCACTACATTGCGGAGCCTTAAAGATGCTCTGTACAAG TGGGACAGTATAACCATCTTGAGGAGTGAGCCACTGGTGTTGGAAGGAGGCTATGAGAACTGGCTGTTGTTTTACCCAATGTACACAACCAATGCTAAAGTCCGCCCTCCTCGAGAAATCATTACCAACACCCTGCCTCAGT TAAACTTTAGTTACCCATCTCTTGAGGAACCAAAGTCTCCTACTCCACCTCAGCCAGAACCAGAGCCAAAAGAACCCACCGCTCCCTTACTAGTGAATGGAGTTGCTCCAACCAAAGCGCCCACAACTACAGCTCCTGTAGCTGCAGAAAGACTACCAGACAGAGTTGACTTTTCTCGCTTAAATTCTGTGGTGGAACTAAGCAAGAAAGGACCTTTGACATCCAGCCAACCTTCTGCCACATCCAAGGCCGCACCACAG TTTGACCGCACAAAGAAGCCCTCAATCCGCTTCTCAGAGGAGCCTAAGAGCTTAAATGGGCCCGACAAAGACTCCAGCAAGAACATGCCAAATGTTCCTGACCGCTCAGCCAAACCAGCCTTCAACATTTCTTTGTCTGAAGAAGATGAAAGTCGGATGCACTCTGAGGTGGTGGCATCCAAGGAGAAAGCCAGGCAAGAACAGGAGAAACGCGTTCAGGAGCATCAACAAGAGGAGGAGAGGCGGGACAAGGAGCTGAAAGAGAGGCTTGAAAAGGAAGCGCTTGATAAGAAAaagaaggaagaggaagagaatAGACATCAAGAGAAAAAGAGACTGGAGAGACAGAaggcggaggaagaggaggataaaGAGAACCAGGTGTGGGAAGACAAAGACAGGGGAAGAGAGCAAAACTCTGACGCACCAACAAAGAGTATGTCTCTAGACGCGCCTTCTCACAACCATGTCGTCAGTGAAATAAAG AGAGAGCCACTGACGAGAGCAAGAAGTGAAGAAATGGGAAGAAGTGTGCCAGGCCTGCCAGATGGTTGGATGAAG TTCCTTGACACTGTTACCGGAACCTTCCGATATTACCATTCCCCAACAAACCGCGTCCACCTGTACCCGCCTGAGGTCACTGTTCCGACACCACCAGCTGTGGAGCAGAAACCACCGCGACCAGCTGTGCCACCATCCAATGTGGAGAAAGAGCAGGAGCGGGAACAGTCCAAATTAAAGCGATCCTACTCTTCTCCAGACATTAGCCAGGACCTGAGAGAGGAAGCCCAGAAGAAGACTTCTGCCCCAACTCCCGCTGCCGCCATACCGACCATCAACAGAGAAACCAA ACCATCCAGTGCTAAAGTCTATTCTAAAGTGGAACTTGCACGACCCTCAGCTGCCAAAATTCGCAGCCTGAATCCAACATTTGGAGGCCTAGGTTCAAGTTTAACTGGCCTTCGTAATCTTGGCAACACTTGCTACATGAACTCCATCTTGCAGTGTCTGTGTAACACTCCAGCCATGGCGGAGTACTTCAACAACAATTATTACCTGGAAGACATAAATCG GTCTAACATTCTTGGCCATAAAGGTGAAGTGGCAGAGGAATTTGGTGTGATCATGAAGGCGCTGTGGGCTGGTCTGTACAAGTGCATCAGTCCACGGGACTTTAAGACCACCATAGGAAAGATCAATGATCAGTTTGCTGGTTACGACCAGCAAGACTCTCAGGAGTTGCTGCTCTTTCTCATGGATGGACTCCATGAGGACCTCAATAAG GCGGACAACAGGAAGCGGTACAAAGAGGAGGAAAATGACCACCTGGATGATCAGATGGCAGCAGATCTGGCCTGGAACAAACACAAGCTGCTGAACGAGTCCATCATCGTGGCACTCTTCCAGGGCCAGTTCAAGTCCACTGTGCAGTGTCAGACTTGCCACCGCAAGTCTCGAACCTTTGAGACCTTCATGTACCTTTCTCTGTCTCTGGCCTCCACCAGCAAGTGCTCCCTGCAG GATTGTCTGAGGATGTTCTCCAAGGAGGAGAGACTGACTGATAACAACAAGGTCTTCTGTCGGCACTGCAAAGCGCACAGAGATTCTACAAAGAAACTGGAGATCTGGAAGGTCCCCCCACTTCTCCTGGTGCACCTGAAGCG CTTCTCCTACGAGGGTCGATGGAAACAGAAGCTGCAGACCTCTGTAGATTTCCCTTTAGACACTCTGGACTTATCCCAGTATGTCATCGGACCTAAGCAGAACCTGAAGAGATATAACCTGTTTAGCGTTTCT AACCATTACGGAGGTTTGGATGGTGGCCATTACACTGCCTACTGTAAGAATGCCTTCAAGCAGCGCTGGTACAAGTTCGATGATCATGAGGTGTCAGAAATCTCCACCTCTTCTGTCAAGTCTTCTGCTGcctacattttgttttattccacCCTGTGA
- the usp8 gene encoding ubiquitin carboxyl-terminal hydrolase 8 isoform X3 — MPAVSTGAKDLYLSTNLGDLNKKAEIKPDKTSTRNYVHSACKIFKAAEECRMDRDEEKAYVLYMKYLTVYDLVKKRPDFKQQSEYYLNMLGTNNFKKAIEEAEKLAESLKLRYEECEVRRKLDEKERQVEKERMEEKTEKDLPPKSSSEIKMDNNKVKEEKDELKNADVTRGGITAEKLFHMMTDQMITLIVMDARNQRDFEESHIQVPSQACISVPEEAISPGITVNQIEEKLPEVSKEQWKRRGSVDYLVLLDWFNSVTDLTLGTTLRSLKDALYKWDSITILRSEPLVLEGGYENWLLFYPMYTTNAKVRPPREIITNTLPQLNFSYPSLEEPKSPTPPQPEPEPKEPTAPLLVNGVAPTKAPTTTAPVAAERLPDRVDFSRLNSVVELSKKGPLTSSQPSATSKAAPQFDRTKKPSIRFSEEPKSLNGPDKDSSKNMPNVPDRSAKPAFNISLSEEDESRMHSEVVASKEKARQEQEKRVQEHQQEEERRDKELKERLEKEALDKKKKEEEENRHQEKKRLERQKAEEEEDKENQVWEDKDRGREQNSDAPTKSMSLDAPSHNHVVSEIKREPLTRARSEEMGRSVPGLPDGWMKFLDTVTGTFRYYHSPTNRVHLYPPEVTVPTPPAVEQKPPRPAVPPSNVEKEQEREQSKLKRSYSSPDISQDLREEAQKKTSAPTPAAAIPTINRETKPSSAKVYSKVELARPSAAKIRSLNPTFGGLGSSLTGLRNLGNTCYMNSILQCLCNTPAMAEYFNNNYYLEDINRSNILGHKGEVAEEFGVIMKALWAGLYKCISPRDFKTTIGKINDQFAGYDQQDSQELLLFLMDGLHEDLNKADNRKRYKEEENDHLDDQMAADLAWNKHKLLNESIIVALFQGQFKSTVQCQTCHRKSRTFETFMYLSLSLASTSKCSLQDCLRMFSKEERLTDNNKVFCRHCKAHRDSTKKLEIWKVPPLLLVHLKRFSYEGRWKQKLQTSVDFPLDTLDLSQYVIGPKQNLKRYNLFSVSNHYGGLDGGHYTAYCKNAFKQRWYKFDDHEVSEISTSSVKSSAAYILFYSTL; from the exons ATGCCTGCGGTGTCCACCGGGGCCAAGGACCTGTATTTGTCCACAAATCTTGGTGACCTCAATAAGAAGGCTGAAATCAAGCCAGACAAGACAAGCACAAGAAA CTATGTTCATAGTGCCTGCAAAATCTTCAAAGCGGCAGAGGAGTGTCGTATGGACAGAGATGAAGAGAAAGCTTATGTACTCTACATGAAGTATCTAACAGTATATGACCTTGTCAAGAAGAGACCAGACTTCAAGCAGCAGTCG GAGTATTACCTGAACATGCTTGGGACAAACAATTTCAAGAAAGCCATTGAAGAAGCCGAAAAACTTGCGGAAAGCCTCAAACTCAG GTATGAGGAATGTGAAGTAAGGCGAAAGCTGGATGAGAAGGAGAGACAAGTCGAGAAAGAGAGAATGGAAGAAAAAACAGAGAAAGATCTTCCTCCCAAATCATCATCAGAAATCAAGATGGACAACAATAAG gtaaaagaagaaaaagatgaGCTGAAGAATGCAGACG TGACGCGTGGGGGCATCACAGCGGAGAAACTTTTCCACATGATGACAGACCAGATGATTACTTTAATTGTCATGGATGCACGGAACCAGAGAGACTTTGAGGAGTCTCACATTCAAGTTCCATCACAGGCCTGCATCAGTGTGCCTGAGGaagccatcagtccagg GATCACTGTGAATCAGATTGAAGAAAAGCttccagaggtgtccaaagaaCAGTGGAAAAGGCGTGGATCTGTGGATTATTTAGTCCTGTTAGACTGGTTTAACTCTGTTACGGATCTTACACTGGGCACTACATTGCGGAGCCTTAAAGATGCTCTGTACAAG TGGGACAGTATAACCATCTTGAGGAGTGAGCCACTGGTGTTGGAAGGAGGCTATGAGAACTGGCTGTTGTTTTACCCAATGTACACAACCAATGCTAAAGTCCGCCCTCCTCGAGAAATCATTACCAACACCCTGCCTCAGT TAAACTTTAGTTACCCATCTCTTGAGGAACCAAAGTCTCCTACTCCACCTCAGCCAGAACCAGAGCCAAAAGAACCCACCGCTCCCTTACTAGTGAATGGAGTTGCTCCAACCAAAGCGCCCACAACTACAGCTCCTGTAGCTGCAGAAAGACTACCAGACAGAGTTGACTTTTCTCGCTTAAATTCTGTGGTGGAACTAAGCAAGAAAGGACCTTTGACATCCAGCCAACCTTCTGCCACATCCAAGGCCGCACCACAG TTTGACCGCACAAAGAAGCCCTCAATCCGCTTCTCAGAGGAGCCTAAGAGCTTAAATGGGCCCGACAAAGACTCCAGCAAGAACATGCCAAATGTTCCTGACCGCTCAGCCAAACCAGCCTTCAACATTTCTTTGTCTGAAGAAGATGAAAGTCGGATGCACTCTGAGGTGGTGGCATCCAAGGAGAAAGCCAGGCAAGAACAGGAGAAACGCGTTCAGGAGCATCAACAAGAGGAGGAGAGGCGGGACAAGGAGCTGAAAGAGAGGCTTGAAAAGGAAGCGCTTGATAAGAAAaagaaggaagaggaagagaatAGACATCAAGAGAAAAAGAGACTGGAGAGACAGAaggcggaggaagaggaggataaaGAGAACCAGGTGTGGGAAGACAAAGACAGGGGAAGAGAGCAAAACTCTGACGCACCAACAAAGAGTATGTCTCTAGACGCGCCTTCTCACAACCATGTCGTCAGTGAAATAAAG AGAGAGCCACTGACGAGAGCAAGAAGTGAAGAAATGGGAAGAAGTGTGCCAGGCCTGCCAGATGGTTGGATGAAG TTCCTTGACACTGTTACCGGAACCTTCCGATATTACCATTCCCCAACAAACCGCGTCCACCTGTACCCGCCTGAGGTCACTGTTCCGACACCACCAGCTGTGGAGCAGAAACCACCGCGACCAGCTGTGCCACCATCCAATGTGGAGAAAGAGCAGGAGCGGGAACAGTCCAAATTAAAGCGATCCTACTCTTCTCCAGACATTAGCCAGGACCTGAGAGAGGAAGCCCAGAAGAAGACTTCTGCCCCAACTCCCGCTGCCGCCATACCGACCATCAACAGAGAAACCAA ACCATCCAGTGCTAAAGTCTATTCTAAAGTGGAACTTGCACGACCCTCAGCTGCCAAAATTCGCAGCCTGAATCCAACATTTGGAGGCCTAGGTTCAAGTTTAACTGGCCTTCGTAATCTTGGCAACACTTGCTACATGAACTCCATCTTGCAGTGTCTGTGTAACACTCCAGCCATGGCGGAGTACTTCAACAACAATTATTACCTGGAAGACATAAATCG GTCTAACATTCTTGGCCATAAAGGTGAAGTGGCAGAGGAATTTGGTGTGATCATGAAGGCGCTGTGGGCTGGTCTGTACAAGTGCATCAGTCCACGGGACTTTAAGACCACCATAGGAAAGATCAATGATCAGTTTGCTGGTTACGACCAGCAAGACTCTCAGGAGTTGCTGCTCTTTCTCATGGATGGACTCCATGAGGACCTCAATAAG GCGGACAACAGGAAGCGGTACAAAGAGGAGGAAAATGACCACCTGGATGATCAGATGGCAGCAGATCTGGCCTGGAACAAACACAAGCTGCTGAACGAGTCCATCATCGTGGCACTCTTCCAGGGCCAGTTCAAGTCCACTGTGCAGTGTCAGACTTGCCACCGCAAGTCTCGAACCTTTGAGACCTTCATGTACCTTTCTCTGTCTCTGGCCTCCACCAGCAAGTGCTCCCTGCAG GATTGTCTGAGGATGTTCTCCAAGGAGGAGAGACTGACTGATAACAACAAGGTCTTCTGTCGGCACTGCAAAGCGCACAGAGATTCTACAAAGAAACTGGAGATCTGGAAGGTCCCCCCACTTCTCCTGGTGCACCTGAAGCG CTTCTCCTACGAGGGTCGATGGAAACAGAAGCTGCAGACCTCTGTAGATTTCCCTTTAGACACTCTGGACTTATCCCAGTATGTCATCGGACCTAAGCAGAACCTGAAGAGATATAACCTGTTTAGCGTTTCT AACCATTACGGAGGTTTGGATGGTGGCCATTACACTGCCTACTGTAAGAATGCCTTCAAGCAGCGCTGGTACAAGTTCGATGATCATGAGGTGTCAGAAATCTCCACCTCTTCTGTCAAGTCTTCTGCTGcctacattttgttttattccacCCTGTGA
- the usp8 gene encoding ubiquitin carboxyl-terminal hydrolase 8 isoform X1 yields the protein MPAVSTGAKDLYLSTNLGDLNKKAEIKPDKTSTRNYVHSACKIFKAAEECRMDRDEEKAYVLYMKYLTVYDLVKKRPDFKQQSEYYLNMLGTNNFKKAIEEAEKLAESLKLRYEECEVRRKLDEKERQVEKERMEEKTEKDLPPKSSSEIKMDNNKVKEEKDELKNADVPVIAAVTRGGITAEKLFHMMTDQMITLIVMDARNQRDFEESHIQVPSQACISVPEEAISPGITVNQIEEKLPEVSKEQWKRRGSVDYLVLLDWFNSVTDLTLGTTLRSLKDALYKWDSITILRSEPLVLEGGYENWLLFYPMYTTNAKVRPPREIITNTLPQLNFSYPSLEEPKSPTPPQPEPEPKEPTAPLLVNGVAPTKAPTTTAPVAAERLPDRVDFSRLNSVVELSKKGPLTSSQPSATSKAAPQFDRTKKPSIRFSEEPKSLNGPDKDSSKNMPNVPDRSAKPAFNISLSEEDESRMHSEVVASKEKARQEQEKRVQEHQQEEERRDKELKERLEKEALDKKKKEEEENRHQEKKRLERQKAEEEEDKENQVWEDKDRGREQNSDAPTKSMSLDAPSHNHVVSEIKREPLTRARSEEMGRSVPGLPDGWMKFLDTVTGTFRYYHSPTNRVHLYPPEVTVPTPPAVEQKPPRPAVPPSNVEKEQEREQSKLKRSYSSPDISQDLREEAQKKTSAPTPAAAIPTINRETKPSSAKVYSKVELARPSAAKIRSLNPTFGGLGSSLTGLRNLGNTCYMNSILQCLCNTPAMAEYFNNNYYLEDINRSNILGHKGEVAEEFGVIMKALWAGLYKCISPRDFKTTIGKINDQFAGYDQQDSQELLLFLMDGLHEDLNKADNRKRYKEEENDHLDDQMAADLAWNKHKLLNESIIVALFQGQFKSTVQCQTCHRKSRTFETFMYLSLSLASTSKCSLQDCLRMFSKEERLTDNNKVFCRHCKAHRDSTKKLEIWKVPPLLLVHLKRFSYEGRWKQKLQTSVDFPLDTLDLSQYVIGPKQNLKRYNLFSVSNHYGGLDGGHYTAYCKNAFKQRWYKFDDHEVSEISTSSVKSSAAYILFYSTL from the exons ATGCCTGCGGTGTCCACCGGGGCCAAGGACCTGTATTTGTCCACAAATCTTGGTGACCTCAATAAGAAGGCTGAAATCAAGCCAGACAAGACAAGCACAAGAAA CTATGTTCATAGTGCCTGCAAAATCTTCAAAGCGGCAGAGGAGTGTCGTATGGACAGAGATGAAGAGAAAGCTTATGTACTCTACATGAAGTATCTAACAGTATATGACCTTGTCAAGAAGAGACCAGACTTCAAGCAGCAGTCG GAGTATTACCTGAACATGCTTGGGACAAACAATTTCAAGAAAGCCATTGAAGAAGCCGAAAAACTTGCGGAAAGCCTCAAACTCAG GTATGAGGAATGTGAAGTAAGGCGAAAGCTGGATGAGAAGGAGAGACAAGTCGAGAAAGAGAGAATGGAAGAAAAAACAGAGAAAGATCTTCCTCCCAAATCATCATCAGAAATCAAGATGGACAACAATAAG gtaaaagaagaaaaagatgaGCTGAAGAATGCAGACG TACCTGTTATTGCAGCAGTGACGCGTGGGGGCATCACAGCGGAGAAACTTTTCCACATGATGACAGACCAGATGATTACTTTAATTGTCATGGATGCACGGAACCAGAGAGACTTTGAGGAGTCTCACATTCAAGTTCCATCACAGGCCTGCATCAGTGTGCCTGAGGaagccatcagtccagg GATCACTGTGAATCAGATTGAAGAAAAGCttccagaggtgtccaaagaaCAGTGGAAAAGGCGTGGATCTGTGGATTATTTAGTCCTGTTAGACTGGTTTAACTCTGTTACGGATCTTACACTGGGCACTACATTGCGGAGCCTTAAAGATGCTCTGTACAAG TGGGACAGTATAACCATCTTGAGGAGTGAGCCACTGGTGTTGGAAGGAGGCTATGAGAACTGGCTGTTGTTTTACCCAATGTACACAACCAATGCTAAAGTCCGCCCTCCTCGAGAAATCATTACCAACACCCTGCCTCAGT TAAACTTTAGTTACCCATCTCTTGAGGAACCAAAGTCTCCTACTCCACCTCAGCCAGAACCAGAGCCAAAAGAACCCACCGCTCCCTTACTAGTGAATGGAGTTGCTCCAACCAAAGCGCCCACAACTACAGCTCCTGTAGCTGCAGAAAGACTACCAGACAGAGTTGACTTTTCTCGCTTAAATTCTGTGGTGGAACTAAGCAAGAAAGGACCTTTGACATCCAGCCAACCTTCTGCCACATCCAAGGCCGCACCACAG TTTGACCGCACAAAGAAGCCCTCAATCCGCTTCTCAGAGGAGCCTAAGAGCTTAAATGGGCCCGACAAAGACTCCAGCAAGAACATGCCAAATGTTCCTGACCGCTCAGCCAAACCAGCCTTCAACATTTCTTTGTCTGAAGAAGATGAAAGTCGGATGCACTCTGAGGTGGTGGCATCCAAGGAGAAAGCCAGGCAAGAACAGGAGAAACGCGTTCAGGAGCATCAACAAGAGGAGGAGAGGCGGGACAAGGAGCTGAAAGAGAGGCTTGAAAAGGAAGCGCTTGATAAGAAAaagaaggaagaggaagagaatAGACATCAAGAGAAAAAGAGACTGGAGAGACAGAaggcggaggaagaggaggataaaGAGAACCAGGTGTGGGAAGACAAAGACAGGGGAAGAGAGCAAAACTCTGACGCACCAACAAAGAGTATGTCTCTAGACGCGCCTTCTCACAACCATGTCGTCAGTGAAATAAAG AGAGAGCCACTGACGAGAGCAAGAAGTGAAGAAATGGGAAGAAGTGTGCCAGGCCTGCCAGATGGTTGGATGAAG TTCCTTGACACTGTTACCGGAACCTTCCGATATTACCATTCCCCAACAAACCGCGTCCACCTGTACCCGCCTGAGGTCACTGTTCCGACACCACCAGCTGTGGAGCAGAAACCACCGCGACCAGCTGTGCCACCATCCAATGTGGAGAAAGAGCAGGAGCGGGAACAGTCCAAATTAAAGCGATCCTACTCTTCTCCAGACATTAGCCAGGACCTGAGAGAGGAAGCCCAGAAGAAGACTTCTGCCCCAACTCCCGCTGCCGCCATACCGACCATCAACAGAGAAACCAA ACCATCCAGTGCTAAAGTCTATTCTAAAGTGGAACTTGCACGACCCTCAGCTGCCAAAATTCGCAGCCTGAATCCAACATTTGGAGGCCTAGGTTCAAGTTTAACTGGCCTTCGTAATCTTGGCAACACTTGCTACATGAACTCCATCTTGCAGTGTCTGTGTAACACTCCAGCCATGGCGGAGTACTTCAACAACAATTATTACCTGGAAGACATAAATCG GTCTAACATTCTTGGCCATAAAGGTGAAGTGGCAGAGGAATTTGGTGTGATCATGAAGGCGCTGTGGGCTGGTCTGTACAAGTGCATCAGTCCACGGGACTTTAAGACCACCATAGGAAAGATCAATGATCAGTTTGCTGGTTACGACCAGCAAGACTCTCAGGAGTTGCTGCTCTTTCTCATGGATGGACTCCATGAGGACCTCAATAAG GCGGACAACAGGAAGCGGTACAAAGAGGAGGAAAATGACCACCTGGATGATCAGATGGCAGCAGATCTGGCCTGGAACAAACACAAGCTGCTGAACGAGTCCATCATCGTGGCACTCTTCCAGGGCCAGTTCAAGTCCACTGTGCAGTGTCAGACTTGCCACCGCAAGTCTCGAACCTTTGAGACCTTCATGTACCTTTCTCTGTCTCTGGCCTCCACCAGCAAGTGCTCCCTGCAG GATTGTCTGAGGATGTTCTCCAAGGAGGAGAGACTGACTGATAACAACAAGGTCTTCTGTCGGCACTGCAAAGCGCACAGAGATTCTACAAAGAAACTGGAGATCTGGAAGGTCCCCCCACTTCTCCTGGTGCACCTGAAGCG CTTCTCCTACGAGGGTCGATGGAAACAGAAGCTGCAGACCTCTGTAGATTTCCCTTTAGACACTCTGGACTTATCCCAGTATGTCATCGGACCTAAGCAGAACCTGAAGAGATATAACCTGTTTAGCGTTTCT AACCATTACGGAGGTTTGGATGGTGGCCATTACACTGCCTACTGTAAGAATGCCTTCAAGCAGCGCTGGTACAAGTTCGATGATCATGAGGTGTCAGAAATCTCCACCTCTTCTGTCAAGTCTTCTGCTGcctacattttgttttattccacCCTGTGA